A portion of the Betta splendens chromosome 2, fBetSpl5.4, whole genome shotgun sequence genome contains these proteins:
- the LOC114851245 gene encoding tripartite motif-containing protein 2-like, whose protein sequence is MEAHQHSPDSSSEECTVLEAPPGRNTCPQHAGKVADLYCSSCQCALCEDCVSQHDQHLKLPLGHALEQQRCRLQHGLGAVQSRLPQVSDALSFVREILQQLTNQRASIEEDIQSSFEDLHKQLDVRKSVLLMELEVTYGLKQKVLQAQVDGLVQAEGDFSSACTQSEEAVAAEACVASLQTEQELGEKLVELARLRLPYQPEENDQLDLLMETDGLRKSIHNLGTIVTTSAVASQSEAMGAGLEQCIVGHPASVTIVTRDKSGGACKSGNAILSAEVFTPDGSIVDGEILDHKNGTYEFVYTVPKEGDFSLALRLYDQHIKGSPFKLTVTRALEAEVEVSPSTTTATNSAANATPSTGSSEGAKRRGKSPGQKKKGSKRASSALGTPRRKTQNPIEDDLIFRIGTKGRNKGEFTNLQGVAASSSGRILIADSNNQCVQIFSNEGEFKSRFGVRGRSPGQLQRPTGVAVHPSGDIIIADYDNKWVSIFSCEGKFKAKLGSGRLMGPKGVSVDQDGHVIVVDNKACTVFIFQLTGKLITKFGSRGNGDKQFAGPHFAAVNKNNEIIVTDFHNHSVKVFTPEGELVLKFGSNGEGNGQFNAPTGVAVDVNGNIIVADWGNSRIQVFDGSGSFLSYINTSADPLYGPQGLALTSDGHVVVADSGNHCFKVYRYLQ, encoded by the exons ATGGAGGCCCACCAGCACTCcccagacagcagcagcgaggagtGCACCGTCCTGGAGGCGCCGCCCGGCAGAAACACCTGCCCCCAGCATGCAGGGAAG gtggcCGACCTCTACTGCTCGTCCTGCCAGTGCGCCCTGTGCGAGGACTGTGTGTCGCAGCATGACCAGCACCTGAAGCTTCCCCTCGGCCACgcgctggagcagcagcgctgccgCCTGCAGCACGGACTGGGCGCTGTCCAGAGCAG aCTCCCTCAGGTCTCTGATGCCCTGTCCTTCGTTCGGGAAATCCTCCAGCAGCTGACCAATCAGAGAGCTTCCATTGAAGAGGACATCCAGTCCAGTTTTGAGGACTTGCATAAACAGCTGGATGTTCGGAagagcgtcctgctgatggagctggaggtcaCATATGGGCTCAAACAGAAG gtcctccaggccCAGGTCGACGGCCTCGTCCAGGCAGAGGGCGACTTTAGTTCAGCCTGCACCCAAAGCGaggaagctgtggctgcagaggccTGCGTGGCGAGCCTGCagacggagcaggagctgggggagaagctggtggagctggcCAGGCTCAGACTGCCGTATCAGCCCGAGGAGAACGACCagctggatctgctgatggagacagacggCCTGAGGAAGTCCATACACAACCTGGGGACCATCGTCACGACCAG TGCGGTGGCGAGTCAGAGCGAGGCTATGGGTGCAGGCCTggagcagtgcattgtgggacaCCCTGCGTCTGTTACCATAGTAACAAGGGACAAGTCAGGGGGAGCCTGTAAGAGCGGCAACGCAATTCTGTCAGCTGAG GTGTTCACCCCAGACGGCAGCATCGTGGATGGAGAAATACTGGACCACAAGAATGGGACATACGAGTTTGTGTACACGGTGCCAAAGGAAGGCGACTTCTCCTTGGCTCTTCGCCTCTACGACCAGCACATCAAAGGAAGCCCCTTCAAGCTGACAGTCACCAGGGCtttggaggcagaggtggag GTGtctccctccaccaccacagctACTAACTCAGCAGCCAACGCCACCCCGTCCACAGGCTCGTCTGAGGGCGCCAAGAGACGGGGAAAGTCCCCGGGTCAGAAGAAGAAGGGCTCCAAGAGGGCCAGCAGCGCCCTGGGCACCCCCCGACGCAAGACCCAGAACCCCATCGAAGACGACCTCATCTTCAGGATCG GGACCAAAGGGAGAAACAAAGGAGAGTTCACCAACCTTCAAGGAGTAGCTGCCTCCTCCAGTGGCAGGATACTAATCGCCGACAGCAACAATCAGTGTGTCCAG ATTTTCTCCAATGAGGGAGAATTTAAGAGTCGTTTTGGGGTGCGGGGACGGTCGCCAGGGCAACTGCAGCGCCCCACGGGTGTTGCTGTGCACCCCAGCGGTGACATCATCATTGCTGACTATGACAATAAATGGGTCAGCATATTCTCCTGTGAGGGGAAGTTCAAG GCAAAGCTTGGTTCTGGGAGGCTCATGGGGCCCAAAGGCGTATCTGTGGACCAGGACGGCCACGTGATCGTGGTCGACAACAAGGCCTGTACTGTCTTCATCTTCCAGCTGACCGGAAAGCTCATCACCAAGTTTGGCAGTCGAGGCAACGGCGACAAGCAGTTTGCAG GTCCACACTTTGCAGCAGTGAACAAGAACAATGAGATCATTGTGACCGACTTCCACAACCACTCTGTCAAG GTTTTCACCCCTGAAGGAGAGCTGGTGTTGAAGTTTGGCTCTAACGGTGAAGGTAACGGCCAGTTCAACGCTCCCACTGGTGTCGCTGTTGACGTTAATGGAAACATCATCGTAGCTGACTGGGGCAACAGCAGAATACAG GTGTTTGACGGCAGTGGCTCCTTCCTCTCGTACATAAACACGTCAGCCGACCCTCTGTACGGACCTCAAGGTCTGGCTCTCACCTCAGATGGACATGTGGTAGTGGCCGACTCTGGCAACCACTGCTTCAAGGTCTACCGCTACCTGCAATGA
- the rnf175 gene encoding RING finger protein 175, with amino-acid sequence MAGVQPQDDLLKMTHRETWKVQHERLHVKHRGHEAMHAEMVLILVATLVVAQVVLVQWKQRHHRSYNMVTLVQMWVVPLYFTLKLYWWRFLSMWGMFSVITSYVIFRATRRPLSCRTPRMVYKWFLLIYKLSYAVGVLGYLAIMFTMFGFNVFFRIKAEDSMDVGVIMLFYGLYYGVMGRDFAEICSDYMASTIGYYSRGGMPSRSLSNDICAVCGQKILVDVEEEGFIEDTFQLSCGHIFHEFCIRGWCIVGKKQTCPYCNEKVDLKRMMNNPWEKTHVLYGQLLDWLRYLVAWQPIIIGIVHGINFSLGLE; translated from the exons ATGGCGGGCGTTCAACCTCAG GATGATCTGTTGAAAATGACCCACAGAGAAACCTGGAA GGTGCAGCACGAGCGGCTGCACGTGAAGCACCGCGGTCACGAGGCCATGCACGCAGAGATGGTGCTGATCCTGGTCGCCACGCTGGTGGTGGCGCAGGTCGTCCTGGTGCAGTGGAAGCAGCGGCACCACCGCTCGTACAAT atggTCACTCTGGTCCAGATGTGGGTGGTTCCGCTTTACTTCACCCTCAAACTCTACTGGTGGAGGTTCCTGTCCATGTGGGGAATGTTCTCCGTCATCACCAGCTACGTCATCTTCAGGGCCACTCGGAGGCCTCTGTCCTGCAGGACGCCGCG gatGGTCTACAAGTGGTTCCTGCTGATTTACAAGCTGAGTTACGCCGTGGGCGTCCTGGGCTACTTGGCCATCATGTTCACCATGTTTGGCTTCAATGTCTTCTTCAG GATCAAGGCCGAGGACTCTATGGACGTAGGCGTAATCATGCTGTTTTACGGCCTTTACTACGGCGTCATGGGCCGAGACTTTGCAGAAATCTGCTCTGACTACATGGCTTCCACCATCGGA tacTACAGCAGAGGCGGCATGCCCAGCAGGAGCCTCAGCAACGACATCTGCGCCGTGTGTGGGCAGAAGATCCTGgtggacgtggaggaggagggcttcATAGAAGACACCTTCCAGCTGTCCTGTGGACACAT ATTCCACGAGTTCTGCATTCGTGGCTGGTGCATCGTGGGTAAGAAGCAGACGTGtccgtattgtaacgagaaggTCGACTTGAAGAGGATGATGAACAACCC CTGGGAGAAGACTCACGTTCTCTATGGACAGCTGCTTGACTGGCTCAGATAcctggttgcctggcaacccaTCATCATCGGGATTGTTCATGGTATTAACTTCTCACTGGGCCTCGAATAA
- the LOC114851248 gene encoding serine protease FAM111A-like isoform X2, protein MPPRRTSKGQKDIRSFMKSKDQSSCSDGTNTDKSEPSAAETSFQANVKEENADLKGEHLHQFKVKFKRTDRKTYTIDCDQPRSVLDAIKSHVNYKNMFQQVSDKNIIIQLGREDKATVIATHFPCSCIEEGECLIISQKQEQVEEIKQQHYQPVSARASYSVFYIDSLGGLNTKTKELFRSKAFRQYKYLCVYGVKGMTVEEAVNNDGRFVDDLGDFTLSDNENPDTLTNCKQRVDSLHHKEFKICLPLNKRENDEKGQESPGASSEAQHKRGPSAILEAAQQSGVSVKEVLEKRSDYNTEEVYKILREQFPELKKQMQSRFTGDSFQKALTLRKENFGKIQQSFSEVHRVRKLLDLGRSVCNLVIENECQGTGFVLFDNFILTNAHLFKKCVEGEKLPERINVFALFNYEEPEPQSKFYNFSCKKDLVDLDLDLDYAVLELNPDGRKHNLNSQKSKMTVPPGLLEIFGPVPQNGEACLIGHPRGGVKKMDPTCIIEKERREEAVLEHLNLYKDDPFVIKTIIKLISDQGIENIMMGGSKADDTATYNTFMYHGSSGSPVFDAHCHVFGLHSAGFTYEFTNNTHSVLEYAHPLLAIFENFVSKLRRKGDDKLLKRVEEKAKKNEYLRKVLEP, encoded by the exons ATGCCACCCAGAAGAACAAGTAAAGGACAAAAGGACATCAGGTCTTTTATGAAAAGTAAA GACCAGTCTTCCTGTAGCGATGGGACCAACACAGACAAGTCAGAGCCAAGTGCAGCTGAG ACAAGCTTTCAAGCAAACGTTAAGGAAGAGAATGCAGATTTGAAG GGGGAACATTTGCATCAATTCAAGGTGAAATTCAAGCGCACTGACCGTAAAACATACACCATCGACTGTGATCAACCTCGCTCAGTGCTGGACGCCATCAAGTCACATGTCAATTATAAGAACATGTTTCAACAGGTCTCAGATAAAAACATTATAATTCAGCTGGGAAGAGAAGACAAGGCAACTGTTATTGCAACTCACTTCCCCTGTTCTTGTATCGAGGAGGGTGAATGTCTGATCATATCACAGAAGCAAGAACAGGTTGAAGAGATCAAACAGCAGCATTACCAACCTGTATCTGCCAGAGCCAGTTACTCTGTCTTCTACATAGACAGTTTAGGAGGCCTCAACACCAAAACAAAGGAGCTTTTTAGAAGCAAAGCTTTCAGACAGTACAAgtatctgtgtgtttatggTGTTAAGGGCATGACTGTGGAGGAAGCTGTGAACAATGACGGCCGCTTCGTTGATGATCTTGGTGATTTCACCCTGTCCGACAATGAGAATCCAGACACGCTGACCAACTGTAAACAGAGAGTCGACAGCCTACATCACAAGGAGTTTAAGATATGTCTTCCTCTGAATAAGAGAGAAAATGATGAGAAGGGTCAGGAAAGCCCAGGTGCATCGTCTGAGGCCCAACACAAGCGTGGCCCCTCAGCCATCTTagaagcagcacagcagagtGGAGTCAGCGTCAAAGAAGTACTGGAAAAGAGAAGTGATTACAACACTGAGGAAGTCTATAAAATACTGCGTGAGCAGTTTCCTGAGCTCAAGAAGCAGATGCAGAGTAGATTCACAGGGGATTCTTTTCAGAAGGCGTTGACGCTGAGGAAAGAAAACTTTGGAAAGATCCAACAGTCGTTTAGTGAGGTCCACAGagtcaggaagctgctggatctGGGCAGGTCGGTCTGTAACCTGGTTATTGAAAATGAATGTCAAGGAACAGGCTTCGTTCTGTTTGATAACTTTATCCTAACGaacgcacatttgtttaaaaaatgtgttgaaGGGGAGAAGCTGCCAGAGCGAATCaatgtgtttgctctgtttaaTTATGAGGAACCTGAGCCACAATCTAAGTTCTACAACTTTAGCTGTAAGAAAGACCTGGTCGACTTAGACTTAGACTTAGACTACGCCGTACTTGAGCTGAACCCCGATGGCCGGAAACACAACCTAAACTCCCAAAAATCGAAAATGACTGTTCCTCCAGGTCTCCTGGAGATATTTGGTCCAGTCCCTCAGAACGGAGAAGCCTGTCTCATCGGTCACCCGAGAGGAGGGGTTAAAAAAATGGATCCTACATGCATCattgagaaagagagaagggaggaggcTGTCCTTGAGCATTTAAATCTATACAAGGACGACCCGTTTGTTATTAAAACAATCATTAAACTTATCAGTGACCAAGGCATTGAAAACATCATGATGGGTGGAAGTAAGGCTGACGATACAGCGACCTACAACACCTTCATGTATCATGGCTCCTCTGGCTCCCCAGTGTTTGATGCTCACTGCCACGTGTTTGGTTTGCACTCAGCAGGATTCACCTACGAGTTtaccaacaacacacacagtgtgttagaGTATGCCCATCCTCTGCTTGCTATATTTGAGAACTTTGTGAGTAAGTTGAGGAGAAAGGGAGATGATAAGCTGCTGAAGAGAGTCGAggagaaagcaaagaaaaacgAGTACTTAAGGAAGGTCCTTGAGCCCTAA
- the LOC114851248 gene encoding serine protease FAM111A-like isoform X1 — MDRWTDGRMDGRTDGEHLHQFKVKFKRTDRKTYTIDCDQPRSVLDAIKSHVNYKNMFQQVSDKNIIIQLGREDKATVIATHFPCSCIEEGECLIISQKQEQVEEIKQQHYQPVSARASYSVFYIDSLGGLNTKTKELFRSKAFRQYKYLCVYGVKGMTVEEAVNNDGRFVDDLGDFTLSDNENPDTLTNCKQRVDSLHHKEFKICLPLNKRENDEKGQESPGASSEAQHKRGPSAILEAAQQSGVSVKEVLEKRSDYNTEEVYKILREQFPELKKQMQSRFTGDSFQKALTLRKENFGKIQQSFSEVHRVRKLLDLGRSVCNLVIENECQGTGFVLFDNFILTNAHLFKKCVEGEKLPERINVFALFNYEEPEPQSKFYNFSCKKDLVDLDLDLDYAVLELNPDGRKHNLNSQKSKMTVPPGLLEIFGPVPQNGEACLIGHPRGGVKKMDPTCIIEKERREEAVLEHLNLYKDDPFVIKTIIKLISDQGIENIMMGGSKADDTATYNTFMYHGSSGSPVFDAHCHVFGLHSAGFTYEFTNNTHSVLEYAHPLLAIFENFVSKLRRKGDDKLLKRVEEKAKKNEYLRKVLEP, encoded by the exons atggacagatggacggatggacggatggatggacgaaCTGAT GGGGAACATTTGCATCAATTCAAGGTGAAATTCAAGCGCACTGACCGTAAAACATACACCATCGACTGTGATCAACCTCGCTCAGTGCTGGACGCCATCAAGTCACATGTCAATTATAAGAACATGTTTCAACAGGTCTCAGATAAAAACATTATAATTCAGCTGGGAAGAGAAGACAAGGCAACTGTTATTGCAACTCACTTCCCCTGTTCTTGTATCGAGGAGGGTGAATGTCTGATCATATCACAGAAGCAAGAACAGGTTGAAGAGATCAAACAGCAGCATTACCAACCTGTATCTGCCAGAGCCAGTTACTCTGTCTTCTACATAGACAGTTTAGGAGGCCTCAACACCAAAACAAAGGAGCTTTTTAGAAGCAAAGCTTTCAGACAGTACAAgtatctgtgtgtttatggTGTTAAGGGCATGACTGTGGAGGAAGCTGTGAACAATGACGGCCGCTTCGTTGATGATCTTGGTGATTTCACCCTGTCCGACAATGAGAATCCAGACACGCTGACCAACTGTAAACAGAGAGTCGACAGCCTACATCACAAGGAGTTTAAGATATGTCTTCCTCTGAATAAGAGAGAAAATGATGAGAAGGGTCAGGAAAGCCCAGGTGCATCGTCTGAGGCCCAACACAAGCGTGGCCCCTCAGCCATCTTagaagcagcacagcagagtGGAGTCAGCGTCAAAGAAGTACTGGAAAAGAGAAGTGATTACAACACTGAGGAAGTCTATAAAATACTGCGTGAGCAGTTTCCTGAGCTCAAGAAGCAGATGCAGAGTAGATTCACAGGGGATTCTTTTCAGAAGGCGTTGACGCTGAGGAAAGAAAACTTTGGAAAGATCCAACAGTCGTTTAGTGAGGTCCACAGagtcaggaagctgctggatctGGGCAGGTCGGTCTGTAACCTGGTTATTGAAAATGAATGTCAAGGAACAGGCTTCGTTCTGTTTGATAACTTTATCCTAACGaacgcacatttgtttaaaaaatgtgttgaaGGGGAGAAGCTGCCAGAGCGAATCaatgtgtttgctctgtttaaTTATGAGGAACCTGAGCCACAATCTAAGTTCTACAACTTTAGCTGTAAGAAAGACCTGGTCGACTTAGACTTAGACTTAGACTACGCCGTACTTGAGCTGAACCCCGATGGCCGGAAACACAACCTAAACTCCCAAAAATCGAAAATGACTGTTCCTCCAGGTCTCCTGGAGATATTTGGTCCAGTCCCTCAGAACGGAGAAGCCTGTCTCATCGGTCACCCGAGAGGAGGGGTTAAAAAAATGGATCCTACATGCATCattgagaaagagagaagggaggaggcTGTCCTTGAGCATTTAAATCTATACAAGGACGACCCGTTTGTTATTAAAACAATCATTAAACTTATCAGTGACCAAGGCATTGAAAACATCATGATGGGTGGAAGTAAGGCTGACGATACAGCGACCTACAACACCTTCATGTATCATGGCTCCTCTGGCTCCCCAGTGTTTGATGCTCACTGCCACGTGTTTGGTTTGCACTCAGCAGGATTCACCTACGAGTTtaccaacaacacacacagtgtgttagaGTATGCCCATCCTCTGCTTGCTATATTTGAGAACTTTGTGAGTAAGTTGAGGAGAAAGGGAGATGATAAGCTGCTGAAGAGAGTCGAggagaaagcaaagaaaaacgAGTACTTAAGGAAGGTCCTTGAGCCCTAA